The DNA window CGCGTCAGAAATTCCCATCTTAAGTAATTCTTCTACTAAAACTTTTCCAAGATTTTTTTGCTTTTCGGTAGAAGGACAGGATGGAGAATCAGGGTCAGACTGCGTATCAATCTGAACGTAGCGGAGAAATCTTTCTGTAGTAGTGTGATTAATTTCCACTTGCAAATATACACATCCCATTCCATTTCCATACATTTTCCCCACTCCATTCATCCATTTTCATTTCAAATCTCAGACACATATTATTTGAATAATCCTTGTGTAACTAAAAAAATATCTTGATTTTGAATTTTTTATAAATGAATACATTTTGGGCTATCATCTTGAGAATGCTGTGAAACACGTTACCTCATGTATTTTTTCGGAAACACTATTCTAAACAGTTCTCCCCAAAAAATTACAGCACGCACGTCATACATAGGCGAGTTGAATTTATAGCCGATATTTTTATTGGTGACCAGCATGATGCGCAACCCTACATCCAGTCCAACTCCAAACCATTTGGTTATTTTATATTGCCCGGATACCGCTGGTTCATATATCAGAACCCAATGCCTGTTTTCAGTAATGCTCTTCCCATTAAAATTGTATTTATATTTTGAATCTCCCGCTCCTAATTGCAGCGGCACGCTGAATTGCCATTTGCCTGAATTATAATATACATATTCAAAAAAAACATTCATATACCTGAAATCAAGCGCAGGGTGAACAACATGGATTCCTGCGGAGTCAGAAAAAATTTTGTCAAGATAGAAAGGAGAGTTTTCTCTTTCTGAATCATAAGGAGAAAGCTTCAGCCAGCTTACTCCGGCTCCAACTCTTACCGTATGATTAAAATCCAATCCGACCCGCGCAGTAAAAATCGGTGATCGGAATCCGTTGATGAACGTGCTTTTGGTGGCAAATCCTACTATGAATCTTGGTTTTTTATGCAAGGAAGAAGAAATGGAATCAAAAACCTGTGAATGGCAGCCCATCCCCGACCCTTCCCAAAGGGAAGGGAGAAAGAAAAATAAAAATCCCATCCCTGTCTTCCCGAAGCAAAGGGGAAAGAACTGTTTCATGGCATTGATTTTGTTTTTTTCATTCTTCTCTTCCGGAAGAAAAGAAGATTTGCTTCTCCCTCCCTTTGGGAGGGCTGGGGTGGGCTATTTCCCTTCATCCTGCTCTCCCGGTTCAAGCGGGACAGTTTGTGGAATGAAATCTTCCTTCGCACCCGGCTTGCTGTAATCATACGCCCAGCGGTGAACTACCGGAAGATTGGGTCCCCAGTTGCCGTGATGATGCCCGATATCAACAGTCCATTCAAGCGTGTTGGAGCCCCATGGATTTTTCGGTGCTCGGTCTCCTCTGAACATGCTGTAGAAAAAATTAAATATAAAAATGAACTGGGCTAAAGCTCCAAGAATGGCGAACCAGGTGCTCATCTGCTCAATGTCCACTAAGTTTTCAAATATCGGAAAGGCGGAGTTGGTGTAATATCTTCGGGGAACGCCTGCCAATCCGAGAAAGTGCTGCGGGAAAAATACTCCATAAGCAGAAATAAACGTAAGCCAGAAGTGGGCATATCCTAATTTTTTATTCATCATGCGCAAATACATTTTCGGGAACCAGTGATAAACACCTCCGCACATGGCAAGGATAGCAGAAAGCCCCATCACAATATGAAAGTGTGCCACCACAAAATAATTATCGTGAAGGTTGATATCCAGTGCAGCATCGGCAAGAATAATTCCGGTAACTCCGCCTGTGACGAACGTGGACACCGCACCAATGGCAAACATCATGGCGGGAGTAAAACGAATACTTCCTTTCCATAAAGTTGTTATATAGTTGAACGCTTTCACTGCTGAAGGAATGGCAATGAGAACGGTAGTAAATACAAATACAGAACCAAGGAATGGATTCATTCCGGTAACGAACATATGATGACCCCAAACAACAAACGAAAGCAAAGCGATAACAAGAATACTTCCGACCATTGCTCTGTATCCGAAAATAGGTTTGCGTGAGTTAGTGGAAATAATTTCTGACATCAGCCCGAGTGCCGGAAGAATGATGATGTACACTTCGGGGTGTCCCAGAAACCAGAAAAGGTGCTGAAAAAGAATAGGGCTTCCTCCTGAATGTTCTAATGGCGTTCCGTTAATGTAAATATCCGAGAGATAAAAACTTGTTCCGAGCACTCTGTCAAAAATCAAAAGAAGCACACACGAAAGAAGAACAGGAAAAGAAAGCACGCCAAGAATTGCTGTCACGAAAAGAGCCCAAACCGTAAGAGGCAAACGCATCATGGTCATTCCAACTGCTCTGAGATTTAATACAGTGATAATGTAATTCAAGCCCGCGAGCAGTGCCGAAATAATAAACAAAGCCATGCTGATGAGCCACACCGTCATTCCCATTCCTGAGCCGGGCATCGCCTGAGGAAGAGCGCTTAACGGAGGGTAAATTGTCCAGCCAGGTGCTGCTGGTCCTGTGGGAAGAAACATGCCGCCAAGCATGAGGATGGCTCCGACAAAGAAGAACCAGAAAGAAAGCATGTTCAGAAAAGGTGAAGCCATATCGCGCGCTCCCACCTGATAAGGAATTAACAGATTGGCAAATGTTCCGCTCAAGCCGCCTGTGAGAACGAAGAATACGAGAATGGTTCCGTGAATGGTGACAAGACCCAAATAAATTTCGGGGGACATTTTTCCACCAGGAGCCCATTTGTCACCTAAAAGCCAGTTCATAATCGCAAATTTTTCATCGGGCCAGGCAATTTGCAAACGAAAAAGAGTGGACATTATCATTGCGGCTACCGCCATGATGATGGCAGTGACAAGAAATTGCCGCGCAATCATTTTATGATCCATGCTGAAAACATACTTGGAGATAAAACTCTCCTCTTGATGATGTTCAACATGTGAGGGATCGTGTGCAAGGTCGTGTGACATAATATATCTAAAGTTTAAAATCTAAGTTCAGGTTAATTACTTGTTTTCTGCAATCATATTACTACTTTCTGTTTTTATTTCCGCAGTCATACTTTCTCCAACTGTTTTCTGTTTGCTGAGCCATGCTTCATATTGCGCAGGTTCATCAACCACAATATTCATTTGCATATTGTAATGGCTGAGCCCGCATATTTTATTGCAAAGAAGCAGATAGTTAAACTCATAGGGGTCTTCTCCTTTCTTCGCAAGAATCTCATTTATTTCTTTAACGTTCTTAATTACCTTCGGATTTTTTCTCATCTCTTCAGTAGTGATGGTGGGCACATAATGAAGCGAGGTGGTCATTCCGGGAACGCAGTTCATTTGGGTGCGAAAGTGAGGCATGTACGCGCTGTGGATTACATCGCGAGAACCCAATTTGAAATCAATTTGTTTTCCTTTAGGAATATGAAATTCATTGTGAACAACTATGTCATCATTTCCATTGGGGTCAGAGGCATCAAGACCCATCGGGTTGGTATCGGTAATGAGTTTGAAATTTCTTTTTCCTAAAATATTATCCTTGCCCGCATAGCGCGCTGTCCAGTCAAACTGCTTTGCATATAACTCCATGACGATTGATTCTCCTTCGGCAGGCGATGTAATGTTGTTCCACGTTTTGATTCCGAGAAAGATGATTACAACAAGCACAATGCCGGGAACAGTTGTCCAGATGAGTTCTAATTTGTGGCTTTCGGAGAAAAAAGTGGCGGTGTCGTTTTTCTTTCCTTTATAATATCTGAAAGCAAAGTAAAAGAGCAGAAAATTTGTAACAAAGGCTACGATGGTAATAATTATAAAATTAAAATTCAACAGCCAATCCGTTTGCGCTCCATGCGCAGAAGCCGCGATAGGTAAAAGTTTGTCTTTGGTTTTAAAAAATATCCAGAAACAGAAAATAAAAAACGCAAACATAAACAGAAGCATCATGCGTGCGTTCATTCGGTTATCGCTTTCCGTCACTTCCCATTGTGGTTTTCCTCCACGAAGCGCTGACGCAAGTTCATTTATCTTCATCAGGCGAAATACTGCAACTATAATAAGAATGATGACTGCCCAGGTAAGTAATGTTATCATATCAATACAATTTAGGATTAAGGATTTGGGATTAAGGATTTGTCAACACCATTTTTAGATTTAATTGTTTTAATTGCTGAAGAAAAAATTGAAACTAATTCATTTGCTTCCTTCTTTAAATATTCTAATTCCATTTTATTACATTCCAATCCCAACTCATCAATAAACTCTAACCAAAACAAACTTTCATCGGCTTCTTCATCAACCACTTTAAGTTTATTCAAAAAATCTGCTGATGATTTACTTCTACAAGTTGCTCTATAATTTGCAGCCACAGAAGAAGATGCTTTGAAGAGTTGATAGGAAATAATATCAACATCTTTTCCTTGTGGAAGAGTTTTCAAAAACTTAAAAACTTTAATTGAAAAAACTTTTGTTCTCTTTTTTAGTTCTTCTTTATTCATTGCCGTTTGGTTTTAAAATCCTTAATCCTAATTCCTAAATCCTTAATTATATCTGATGATGTTTGCTCTCGTCCAGTAAAGGATGTTTCTGTACTATAATAGGAGCTTTCGCTAATTGTCCAAGCACTACAAACAAAAATAATCCAGCGAAGCCAATGAACAATCCAAGTTCAAGCGGGCTGAACACGCGCCAGTTACTTCCAACCGTTCCGGGCATTACCATTACATAAATATCCAGCCAATGAGTGAATATAAGGATGCCTCCGACTATTTTCAAAAATGTTGCGTTGCGTTTTGCATCGCGCGACATAAGCATAATCATCGGCAAAGCAAAATTAACGAAGAACATTATCCAGAATAATGGACGATACCCCATTAAACTTATTCTATCCTGGAAATAAGTTACTTCTTCAGGAATGTTAGCATACCATATCAGCATGAACTGGCAGAAGAAAGTATACGTCCACAAAAAACTCAGGGCGAAAACCCATTTTCCCAAATCATGAAAATGATTGTCGTTCATTTCTTCGAGATGTCCTTTATCTTTGAGATGAAGCGAGAATAACATAATTGTAATCATGGTGGTGCACCAGAAACCTGCTATCACATACCATCCGAACATGGTGCTGAACCAATGCGTATCAACTGACATGAGAATATCCCAAACAATTACGGGAGAAAAAAATCCGAAAAGCACCAGAAACCATGCAGATGTGGTGATATTTTTTTTATGAAGACCTAAATCACCTGTCAAATCTTCTTCGAGTGAGCGTTTACGAAGCGTGCGCTGTGCAAGAATGAACATGCCGAATAAAAATAATATCCTTCCCCAGAAAAATACCGGATTGAAATAAGGAGCTTTGTTAGCAAGGATTTTATCGTAATGTTCACTCGCAGTGTCATAAACGCTTTTATCCATCCATTTATAAATATGATGCAAACCTAAAAATCCCATCATGAGAAACAACACAAGCATCAATGCGCCAATGGGGAGATAACCGCTGATGGCTTCATACACTCTTTTGTAAACAATGGCGTAAGATGCTTCGGCAGCATATTTTTTCGCCATGTAAAAAGTGGCGCCCAGACCGATGGACAGGAAAAAGAAAATGTCTACGAGCAAATTCGCCCAAACGCGCTGGATAGGAATTCCTCTCACGAACGCATACACAATAGCGAGCAAGCCAATGCCCATCATAGCGTAGAGAATCTTTTTTGTTTTGTCGGAGAATATATAATTTGAACTCATACTTCCTTATAACTTTTTATCTGTTACTGTATTTTCTTTAGTTGAATCGGCAGGTATTGAAACAGATGCCCTGTTTCCTTTCTTGGTTGAATCTGCAGGAACAACCGCTGTTGCAACACCGCCTGGGTTTTGCAAGGTCTGAACATAACGGATAATTTTCCATCGCTCTTCAACAGTAAGCTGCGATGCATGAGAACCCATCATATTTTTTCCGTATTGAAGTGTATGAAACATTTTTCCTTCAGGAAGGTTTTTCAACTGCGCACCATTGTAAGCAGGAGGAGGAGGAAAATTTCCGGCAGTTACCACGGCTCCATCACCTTGCCCTGATGCACCATGACAATGAATGCAATATTTCTCAAAAAGAATTTTTCCCTGACCAATAATTTCAGGAGAAGCAGGAAAAGGATCTCTCAGGTTCTGCCCGGCAAGTTCATAACCCAAACTATCGTTCTTGTAAGGATAAGGAACTTTCATTGCAGAAAATTCCGAGTTAGGAATCCAACCCTGAGAAATGGTTCCGGGAACCGGTTT is part of the Bacteroidota bacterium genome and encodes:
- a CDS encoding four helix bundle protein, encoding MNKEELKKRTKVFSIKVFKFLKTLPQGKDVDIISYQLFKASSSVAANYRATCRSKSSADFLNKLKVVDEEADESLFWLEFIDELGLECNKMELEYLKKEANELVSIFSSAIKTIKSKNGVDKSLIPNP
- a CDS encoding quinol:cytochrome C oxidoreductase is translated as MGIGLLAIVYAFVRGIPIQRVWANLLVDIFFFLSIGLGATFYMAKKYAAEASYAIVYKRVYEAISGYLPIGALMLVLFLMMGFLGLHHIYKWMDKSVYDTASEHYDKILANKAPYFNPVFFWGRILFLFGMFILAQRTLRKRSLEEDLTGDLGLHKKNITTSAWFLVLFGFFSPVIVWDILMSVDTHWFSTMFGWYVIAGFWCTTMITIMLFSLHLKDKGHLEEMNDNHFHDLGKWVFALSFLWTYTFFCQFMLIWYANIPEEVTYFQDRISLMGYRPLFWIMFFVNFALPMIMLMSRDAKRNATFLKIVGGILIFTHWLDIYVMVMPGTVGSNWRVFSPLELGLFIGFAGLFLFVVLGQLAKAPIIVQKHPLLDESKHHQI
- a CDS encoding cytochrome c oxidase subunit II, with the protein product MITLLTWAVIILIIVAVFRLMKINELASALRGGKPQWEVTESDNRMNARMMLLFMFAFFIFCFWIFFKTKDKLLPIAASAHGAQTDWLLNFNFIIITIVAFVTNFLLFYFAFRYYKGKKNDTATFFSESHKLELIWTTVPGIVLVVIIFLGIKTWNNITSPAEGESIVMELYAKQFDWTARYAGKDNILGKRNFKLITDTNPMGLDASDPNGNDDIVVHNEFHIPKGKQIDFKLGSRDVIHSAYMPHFRTQMNCVPGMTTSLHYVPTITTEEMRKNPKVIKNVKEINEILAKKGEDPYEFNYLLLCNKICGLSHYNMQMNIVVDEPAQYEAWLSKQKTVGESMTAEIKTESSNMIAENK
- a CDS encoding cytochrome c, producing the protein MKGKFQKWLNVGKLYFVLCTSYIILASSCNNVPNSPGWEYMPDMYRSSSYETNSGNSIFTDSLTDRKPVPGTISQGWIPNSEFSAMKVPYPYKNDSLGYELAGQNLRDPFPASPEIIGQGKILFEKYCIHCHGASGQGDGAVVTAGNFPPPPAYNGAQLKNLPEGKMFHTLQYGKNMMGSHASQLTVEERWKIIRYVQTLQNPGGVATAVVPADSTKKGNRASVSIPADSTKENTVTDKKL
- a CDS encoding cbb3-type cytochrome c oxidase subunit I, translated to MSHDLAHDPSHVEHHQEESFISKYVFSMDHKMIARQFLVTAIIMAVAAMIMSTLFRLQIAWPDEKFAIMNWLLGDKWAPGGKMSPEIYLGLVTIHGTILVFFVLTGGLSGTFANLLIPYQVGARDMASPFLNMLSFWFFFVGAILMLGGMFLPTGPAAPGWTIYPPLSALPQAMPGSGMGMTVWLISMALFIISALLAGLNYIITVLNLRAVGMTMMRLPLTVWALFVTAILGVLSFPVLLSCVLLLIFDRVLGTSFYLSDIYINGTPLEHSGGSPILFQHLFWFLGHPEVYIIILPALGLMSEIISTNSRKPIFGYRAMVGSILVIALLSFVVWGHHMFVTGMNPFLGSVFVFTTVLIAIPSAVKAFNYITTLWKGSIRFTPAMMFAIGAVSTFVTGGVTGIILADAALDINLHDNYFVVAHFHIVMGLSAILAMCGGVYHWFPKMYLRMMNKKLGYAHFWLTFISAYGVFFPQHFLGLAGVPRRYYTNSAFPIFENLVDIEQMSTWFAILGALAQFIFIFNFFYSMFRGDRAPKNPWGSNTLEWTVDIGHHHGNWGPNLPVVHRWAYDYSKPGAKEDFIPQTVPLEPGEQDEGK